One segment of Alistipes finegoldii DSM 17242 DNA contains the following:
- a CDS encoding DUF3871 family protein, giving the protein MEAAIRRAIQPDNQPHPLPFVPVEDAKDDMQPIISSPSFGEDEESPFRETPEEQPRKPFIEANTKQVSLYHLKNDCITPVFSKDNEVTISHNQFIETMWECAQRMFRGDTVDNPEIRVSHIVKGRTPEAIHKAVHELTDADKTIYYERMMFCIEIPSVTETIDGCRLNLTIGGVRAYNQENLYSKKGFEKFKVFIGFKNMVCCNMCVATDGVAEEIRVTNTQELTAKITELVVSYNAKRHLERMRALLDSTMSESQFAQLVGKARLYQFLPPAQRKLLPEFEFTDCHLNTIARAYYNDPAFACDKQGEIDLWRVFNLFTGANKSSYIDSFLTRSRNAMVFADGLAKALAGEKEYSWFVE; this is encoded by the coding sequence ATGGAAGCAGCTATCCGGCGGGCAATACAGCCCGATAACCAACCCCACCCGCTGCCCTTTGTGCCCGTTGAAGATGCGAAGGACGATATGCAGCCGATTATTTCCTCGCCCTCGTTCGGTGAGGATGAAGAATCCCCGTTTCGGGAAACTCCCGAAGAACAGCCACGCAAGCCTTTCATCGAGGCCAATACCAAACAGGTCAGCCTTTACCACCTCAAGAACGACTGTATTACCCCGGTATTCTCCAAAGACAACGAGGTGACCATCTCCCATAACCAATTCATCGAAACCATGTGGGAGTGTGCGCAGCGGATGTTCAGAGGAGATACGGTAGACAATCCCGAAATCCGGGTGAGCCATATCGTCAAGGGCCGGACTCCCGAAGCCATCCACAAGGCGGTACACGAACTTACGGATGCAGACAAGACGATTTATTACGAGCGGATGATGTTCTGCATCGAAATTCCCTCTGTCACGGAAACCATTGACGGATGCAGGCTGAACCTTACGATAGGGGGTGTCAGAGCCTATAACCAAGAGAACCTGTATAGCAAGAAAGGCTTCGAGAAGTTCAAGGTCTTTATCGGCTTCAAAAACATGGTGTGCTGCAATATGTGTGTGGCTACGGACGGTGTGGCCGAAGAGATACGGGTGACAAATACGCAAGAGTTGACGGCGAAGATTACCGAACTGGTGGTAAGCTACAATGCCAAACGCCATCTGGAGCGGATGCGGGCATTGCTCGACAGTACGATGTCGGAGAGTCAGTTCGCACAGCTGGTAGGCAAGGCGAGGTTATACCAGTTCCTGCCACCGGCACAGCGGAAACTGCTCCCGGAGTTCGAGTTCACGGACTGCCATCTGAACACCATTGCAAGGGCCTATTACAACGACCCTGCATTTGCCTGCGACAAGCAAGGAGAGATAGACCTATGGCGAGTGTTCAACCTCTTTACTGGAGCCAACAAGTCGAGTTATATCGATTCGTTCCTAACGAGGAGCCGCAATGCTATGGTATTTGCAGACGGACTGGCAAAGGCGCTGGCGGGAGAGAAGGAGTACAGTTGGTTTGTGGAATGA
- a CDS encoding DUF2867 domain-containing protein — MKIHKTDIPPRSLLTPCLPGDYHDCFTYGMTCRRKISPDDLMTAFWTTMPGWLNTLFKLRNALVRPFGLQTDNGDAKQLEKAIRSGRDYRMMSVVGKTDNETVISLDDKHLKAYLSVYAEAREIHLSTLVRYHNRLGFFYFNLIRPFHTLVVKSMFRRIIKAHGL; from the coding sequence ATGAAAATTCACAAGACAGACATTCCGCCCCGGTCGCTGCTGACACCCTGTCTGCCGGGTGATTACCACGACTGCTTCACATACGGCATGACCTGCCGGCGCAAAATCTCGCCCGACGACCTGATGACGGCATTCTGGACGACGATGCCCGGATGGCTAAACACGCTGTTCAAACTGCGCAACGCGCTGGTCAGACCGTTCGGACTGCAAACCGACAACGGCGATGCGAAACAGCTGGAAAAGGCAATCCGCAGCGGCAGGGATTACCGCATGATGTCGGTCGTCGGCAAAACCGACAATGAAACGGTAATTTCACTCGACGACAAACACCTGAAAGCCTACCTCTCGGTTTACGCCGAAGCGCGCGAAATCCACCTGAGCACCTTGGTCCGATACCACAACCGGCTGGGATTCTTCTATTTCAACCTGATCCGCCCGTTCCACACGCTCGTCGTGAAAAGCATGTTCCGGAGGATTATCAAGGCGCACGGTTTGTAG